A genomic segment from Gilvibacter sp. SZ-19 encodes:
- a CDS encoding rhodanese-related sulfurtransferase yields the protein MQLYNKLSAKERAELLEQAGEDRLTLSFYQYAKIGNPELFRNHLFIAWNEMEVLGRIYVAHEGINAQLSVPAKRFEEFKAFLDGIYFLEGCRLNIAVEQDLKSFLKLKVKVRHKIVADGLNDETFDVTNKGVHVDAKTFNELLDDPNAVVVDMRNHYESEIGHFKGAITPDVDTFRDSLDIIEEDLKDNKEDKKLVMYCTGGIRCEKASAYYKHKGFQQVYQLEGGIIEYTRQVKAQELENKFLGKNFVFDHRRGERISEDVIANCHQCGKPCDTHVNCANEACHLLFIQCEDCAEKMENCCSQECQEITHLSYEEQKRLRSGKHNSNKIFKKGRSEKLKFKK from the coding sequence ATGCAACTGTACAACAAATTAAGTGCGAAGGAGAGGGCCGAGTTACTTGAACAAGCGGGAGAAGACCGTTTGACCCTTTCTTTCTATCAATACGCCAAGATCGGCAACCCCGAACTTTTTAGAAATCATTTGTTTATCGCTTGGAACGAGATGGAAGTCCTTGGACGCATCTATGTCGCTCACGAAGGCATCAACGCCCAGCTTTCAGTTCCTGCAAAACGCTTTGAGGAATTCAAGGCCTTTTTAGATGGGATCTACTTTTTAGAAGGCTGCCGCCTAAATATCGCGGTAGAACAAGACCTAAAATCCTTCCTAAAATTAAAGGTCAAGGTGCGTCACAAGATCGTAGCAGACGGTCTCAACGATGAAACTTTTGATGTGACCAATAAAGGGGTCCACGTAGACGCGAAGACCTTCAATGAACTCCTGGACGATCCCAACGCGGTGGTGGTCGATATGCGTAACCATTACGAAAGCGAGATCGGACATTTTAAAGGGGCAATAACTCCAGATGTAGACACTTTTAGAGATTCTCTAGACATTATTGAAGAGGATCTTAAAGACAATAAGGAAGACAAGAAACTAGTGATGTATTGCACCGGAGGTATCCGTTGCGAAAAGGCTAGTGCGTATTACAAACACAAAGGATTCCAGCAGGTCTATCAACTAGAAGGTGGAATCATAGAATACACGCGTCAGGTCAAGGCCCAGGAGTTAGAGAACAAATTCCTCGGCAAGAACTTTGTGTTCGATCACCGCAGAGGGGAGCGCATCAGTGAAGACGTGATCGCCAATTGTCATCAATGCGGAAAACCATGTGACACTCATGTGAACTGTGCCAATGAGGCTTGTCACTTGCTCTTTATTCAGTGCGAGGACTGTGCCGAAAAGATGGAAAATTGTTGTAGCCAAGAGTGTCAAGAGATCACGCACTTGTCTTATGAAGAGCAAAAACGATTGCGATCTGGTAAGCACAACAGCAACAAGATTTTCAAAAAAGGACGTTCCGAAAAGCTGAAGTTCAAAAAGTAG
- a CDS encoding outer membrane beta-barrel protein encodes MSDKKHIDRIFQEGFKDFEASPPAEVWDNIQAALKKEEKDDRKIIPIWWRVGGVAALLALLLTVGGVFWPDSDQNNSFSNEDVDQTEQIDTQDQIKDQKAIEKMVKENEADAIAEQQSDDQQNNSSEKPSAADAKIGNGKQRDAVADNTNKSKTLIDKSAVDKSLNTVTTAVTSNDSSTEQDKTATSNSETTAVTATDNTKNTVVDDKTADALLETQTNSATTTATTDNSENKTDPEVQKDEDGKISIFDAIDEQKDLETATLLDKQDPIDNRWSVAPQVAPVVYGTFGEGSTVGAEFADNRTSSDANLSYGVQVQYQVNNRLAVRSGVNRVNLSVNTNDIEFAVAPAAFDVGSKFVNGDIAYTVGDKGTLINRFAQAAPTEGLDLPEVNAFEGLLNQQFEYWEVPVELSYAVLNNRFKVNVFGGFSTLFLQDNSITAISGQRETELGSVSNLNDLSFTTNVGLGLQYDISKRFAINVEPVFKYQLNPYSDSSIGSQPYYMGVYSGLRFKF; translated from the coding sequence ATGAGCGATAAAAAGCACATAGATAGAATTTTTCAAGAGGGCTTCAAAGATTTTGAAGCAAGCCCTCCTGCAGAAGTATGGGACAACATCCAGGCTGCGTTGAAGAAAGAGGAAAAAGACGACCGCAAGATCATCCCGATCTGGTGGCGCGTTGGTGGTGTGGCTGCACTCTTAGCCCTGCTTCTAACTGTAGGTGGTGTTTTTTGGCCGGATTCGGATCAGAATAATTCGTTTTCTAATGAAGATGTTGATCAGACAGAGCAGATCGACACTCAAGATCAGATCAAAGATCAGAAAGCCATTGAAAAAATGGTCAAGGAAAATGAGGCAGACGCAATTGCTGAGCAGCAAAGTGATGACCAACAAAATAACTCTTCGGAAAAGCCATCTGCTGCGGATGCCAAAATTGGTAACGGCAAACAAAGAGACGCGGTAGCGGACAATACAAACAAAAGCAAGACCCTTATTGACAAGTCTGCTGTAGATAAATCACTCAATACAGTGACAACTGCAGTGACTAGCAATGATAGCTCTACCGAGCAAGATAAGACAGCAACCTCTAACTCAGAGACCACAGCAGTAACTGCTACAGACAACACCAAGAATACAGTTGTTGATGACAAAACCGCCGATGCGCTTTTAGAGACGCAAACAAACAGTGCGACGACCACTGCTACTACAGACAATAGCGAGAACAAAACAGACCCTGAAGTCCAAAAAGACGAAGACGGGAAGATCTCTATTTTCGACGCTATTGACGAGCAAAAAGACTTAGAAACAGCAACACTATTGGACAAACAAGATCCGATAGATAATCGATGGAGTGTTGCGCCTCAGGTAGCCCCTGTGGTTTACGGGACCTTTGGCGAAGGCTCTACTGTTGGAGCTGAATTTGCCGACAATCGCACTTCATCAGATGCCAACTTGAGTTATGGAGTTCAAGTACAATATCAAGTGAATAACCGATTGGCGGTACGTTCTGGAGTGAACCGAGTCAACTTAAGCGTGAACACCAACGATATAGAATTCGCCGTAGCTCCGGCGGCATTTGACGTTGGGTCTAAATTTGTCAATGGTGATATTGCTTACACCGTTGGTGATAAGGGAACTTTGATCAACAGATTCGCTCAAGCGGCTCCTACCGAAGGTTTGGACTTGCCAGAAGTGAATGCCTTTGAAGGTTTGCTCAATCAGCAATTCGAATACTGGGAAGTTCCCGTGGAACTGTCTTATGCAGTCTTGAACAACCGATTTAAAGTAAACGTCTTTGGTGGTTTTAGTACGCTTTTCCTTCAGGACAATTCCATCACCGCTATCAGCGGGCAACGCGAAACCGAACTGGGTAGTGTAAGTAATCTGAACGATCTGAGTTTTACTACCAATGTTGGTTTGGGGTTACAATACGACATTAGCAAGCGCTTTGCAATTAATGTAGAGCCTGTATTTAAATATCAACTCAATCCGTATTCGGACTCTAGTATAGGGTCACAGCCATACTATATGGGAGTTTACAGCGGTTTGAGATTCAAATTTTAG
- a CDS encoding gliding motility lipoprotein GldH, with product MKQLAVFSVLTALLMGSCTGDAVFSTNTSFSDGWSVTDTVQVTLPQLDSAAAYNLFINVRNTNDYPFNNLFLIAIMEFPQGKVITDTLEYRMANPDGTWMGSGLGSVKENKLWYKQGVRFTEQGEYKLSIVHAVRNNGVVDGVERLTGITDVGISAELPQTD from the coding sequence GTGAAGCAACTAGCAGTTTTTAGTGTATTGACGGCACTGCTGATGGGCAGTTGCACCGGCGATGCTGTTTTTAGCACAAACACTTCCTTTTCCGATGGCTGGTCGGTTACAGATACTGTCCAAGTTACACTGCCACAATTAGACTCCGCCGCGGCATACAATTTGTTTATCAATGTGCGCAATACGAACGATTATCCGTTCAATAATTTATTTCTTATAGCGATCATGGAATTTCCACAAGGAAAGGTCATTACAGATACATTAGAATACCGAATGGCTAACCCAGACGGAACTTGGATGGGCAGCGGTTTGGGTAGCGTTAAAGAAAACAAGCTCTGGTATAAGCAAGGCGTGCGTTTTACCGAGCAAGGCGAATATAAATTGAGCATAGTACATGCCGTCCGCAATAATGGAGTGGTAGATGGCGTTGAACGATTAACAGGCATAACGGATGTGGGAATCAGTGCAGAGCTTCCCCAAACAGACTAA
- a CDS encoding regulatory iron-sulfur-containing complex subunit RicT yields the protein MACTSCASAADGLPKGCKNNGTCGTDGCNKLTVFDWLGNMALPAEVSPFNVVEVRFKNGRKNYYQNAEGVTLSIGDIVATEASPGHDIGQVTLTGELVRVQMKKKRIKEAVDELPKIYRKAGQRDIDIWHKARAREEAIKKESREIAIRLGLQMKISDVEFQGDGSKAIFYYTAEDRVDFRQLIKDFARAFNTRIEMKQVGFRQEAARLGGIGSCGRELCCSTWLTDFRSVNTAAARYQQLSLNPQKLAGQCGKLKCCLNYELDTYLDALENFPKSDVRLQTEKGTGVCQKIDIFKERLWYAYDGDWMQWYELSAEQVREIMSINKKGKKVSSLEDYKVEVNLSTFEFNDGAGQDSLTRFDQPKKRRKKRRNKSRNQKRKPQQQAKSKQK from the coding sequence ATGGCCTGTACTTCATGTGCCTCCGCTGCGGATGGCCTGCCCAAAGGCTGTAAAAATAACGGTACTTGCGGCACAGATGGCTGCAACAAACTCACGGTCTTTGACTGGTTGGGCAATATGGCCTTGCCAGCAGAGGTAAGTCCTTTTAATGTCGTTGAGGTCCGATTTAAGAACGGCCGTAAGAACTATTACCAGAACGCAGAAGGGGTGACCCTTTCCATTGGCGATATAGTCGCTACAGAAGCCAGCCCCGGACACGATATCGGTCAAGTAACCCTTACCGGAGAATTGGTGCGTGTTCAAATGAAGAAAAAGCGCATTAAGGAAGCCGTAGACGAACTCCCAAAGATCTATCGCAAAGCCGGACAGCGCGACATTGACATTTGGCATAAGGCGCGTGCAAGAGAAGAAGCTATTAAAAAAGAATCTCGAGAGATCGCGATTCGATTGGGCTTGCAAATGAAGATCTCTGATGTGGAGTTTCAGGGAGATGGTTCTAAAGCAATTTTCTACTATACGGCAGAAGATCGCGTGGACTTCAGACAACTTATCAAAGATTTCGCCCGTGCGTTCAATACTCGCATTGAGATGAAGCAAGTGGGCTTTCGTCAGGAAGCTGCTCGTTTGGGTGGGATTGGTTCCTGCGGACGTGAACTGTGCTGTTCTACTTGGCTTACGGACTTTAGATCTGTAAATACGGCCGCCGCGCGATACCAACAGCTGTCGCTAAATCCGCAGAAATTAGCCGGACAATGTGGAAAGTTAAAATGCTGTCTCAATTACGAATTGGACACTTATTTGGATGCCTTAGAGAATTTTCCAAAGAGCGATGTGCGCTTACAGACCGAAAAGGGAACTGGAGTTTGTCAAAAAATAGACATCTTTAAAGAGCGCCTTTGGTACGCTTATGACGGTGACTGGATGCAGTGGTATGAACTTTCTGCCGAACAAGTTCGCGAGATCATGAGTATCAACAAAAAGGGCAAGAAAGTAAGCAGTTTAGAAGACTACAAGGTCGAGGTGAATTTGAGCACTTTCGAATTTAACGACGGCGCAGGTCAAGATAGCCTGACCCGATTCGATCAGCCTAAAAAACGCAGAAAGAAACGCAGAAACAAGAGCCGCAATCAGAAGCGCAAGCCGCAACAGCAGGCAAAATCAAAACAAAAGTGA
- a CDS encoding RNA polymerase sigma factor: MALEALINRCKNNEAKAQGELYQLYSAKLFSVCLKYSRNYTEAQDNLQDAFITIFKTIGQFKHKGSFEGWLKRVTVNTVLQKYRKQRVFDLVNEQQIEAEDVVVEDTSVPLDFLLKIIQELPDRYRLVFNLYAMDGYSHNEIAEMLNISAGTSKSNLARARMILKTKITAFNNNSSAEGY, encoded by the coding sequence GTGGCTCTGGAAGCACTGATAAACAGATGTAAAAACAATGAGGCAAAAGCTCAGGGTGAGCTTTACCAATTGTATTCTGCCAAATTGTTTTCAGTTTGTTTAAAGTACTCGCGAAATTATACCGAGGCGCAAGACAATCTGCAAGACGCTTTCATTACCATTTTTAAGACCATAGGTCAGTTTAAACACAAAGGTTCTTTTGAGGGTTGGTTAAAGCGTGTTACTGTGAACACCGTGTTGCAAAAATATCGCAAACAGCGTGTTTTTGACCTAGTCAATGAGCAGCAGATAGAAGCAGAAGACGTAGTAGTTGAGGATACTTCTGTTCCGCTGGATTTTTTGTTAAAGATCATTCAGGAACTCCCGGATAGGTATCGGTTAGTTTTTAACCTTTACGCCATGGACGGCTACTCACACAACGAAATTGCAGAAATGCTGAACATTTCTGCCGGAACCTCAAAATCAAACTTGGCACGTGCCAGGATGATTTTAAAAACAAAGATTACGGCTTTCAACAATAATAGTTCGGCCGAAGGATATTAG
- the recA gene encoding recombinase RecA: MSNEKDAKLKALKLTLDKLDKTYGKGTVMKMGDAAVQQVDAISTGSLGLDLALGVGGLPKGRIIEIYGPESSGKTTLTLHAIAEAQKEGGIAAFIDAEHAFDRYYAEKLGVDIENLIISQPDNGEQALEIADNLIRSGAIDIIVIDSVAALTPKSEIEGEMGDSKVGLHARLMSQALRKLTGSISKTNCTVIFINQLREKIGVMFGNPETTTGGNALKFYSSVRIDIRRSTQIKDSNSAVIGNKTRVKVVKNKVAPPFRTAEFDIMYGTGVSKAGEVIDLGVDYEIIKKSGSWFSYDGTKLGQGRDAVKTLLKDNPDLMDELEAKIKEAIAIINE, translated from the coding sequence ATGAGTAACGAAAAAGACGCCAAATTAAAAGCCTTAAAACTAACATTAGACAAGCTCGATAAGACCTACGGAAAAGGTACGGTCATGAAAATGGGAGACGCTGCAGTTCAGCAAGTTGACGCCATTTCTACGGGTTCATTGGGGCTAGATCTGGCGCTCGGTGTTGGGGGTTTGCCCAAAGGTCGTATCATTGAGATCTACGGGCCAGAATCTTCTGGTAAAACAACCCTTACCCTACACGCTATTGCGGAAGCTCAAAAAGAAGGTGGAATTGCTGCCTTTATCGATGCGGAACACGCCTTTGATCGTTACTACGCAGAAAAGCTTGGAGTAGATATTGAGAACCTGATCATCTCACAACCGGATAATGGGGAACAAGCCCTTGAGATCGCCGACAATTTGATCCGTTCCGGAGCCATCGATATAATTGTTATTGACTCGGTGGCGGCTTTGACGCCAAAAAGCGAGATAGAAGGGGAAATGGGAGATTCCAAAGTTGGTTTGCACGCCCGATTAATGTCTCAAGCGCTCAGAAAACTAACCGGATCGATCAGCAAGACCAATTGTACCGTGATCTTTATCAACCAGCTGCGTGAGAAGATCGGTGTTATGTTTGGGAATCCAGAAACTACCACGGGAGGAAACGCCCTTAAGTTCTACTCTTCGGTGCGTATAGACATCCGCAGATCTACACAGATCAAAGATTCTAACAGTGCAGTTATCGGAAACAAGACGCGCGTAAAGGTGGTGAAGAACAAGGTTGCTCCACCATTTAGAACTGCAGAATTCGATATCATGTACGGCACTGGAGTTTCTAAGGCCGGAGAGGTTATTGACCTGGGTGTAGACTATGAGATCATCAAGAAAAGTGGTTCTTGGTTTAGTTATGATGGCACCAAATTAGGACAGGGCCGTGACGCGGTAAAAACACTTCTTAAAGACAATCCAGACCTAATGGATGAGCTAGAGGCCAAAATCAAGGAGGCCATCGCCATCATCAATGAATAA
- a CDS encoding penicillin-binding protein 1A: protein MAKQATKKQAMEKSQLRKYIFLFWKLVAGGFLFIILMFLLASWGVFGQLPDETALENPEKDLATEIISSDGKTIGKFYKENRTPITFDELPPHLVEALIATEDARFYDHSGIDARGFLRAAIFLGKRGGASTITQQLAKLFFTDDVASNTVERVIQKMKEWIIAVRLEKRYTKEEIVAMYLNEMDFIFQAVGIRSASNIYFGKEPMDLTVEESAILVGMLKNPRQYNPKREISKAKSLARRNVVISQMAKYDYIDEQTRDSLIALPLKINYTPQGHDEGIGTYFREYVRNYMKQWAKDNPKSDGTNYDIDRDGLKVYVTIDSRMQEYAELAVDMHMAKLQAEFDKQNQKNKTAPFRDITPDEVDGIMNAAMRRSDRWRILKRQGKSEKEIIASFNEKTEMRIFSWGGDIDTTMTPMDSIRYYKGFLRASLLSMTPQTGEIKAWVGGIDYKHFKYDMVKTGQRQIGSTFKPFVYATAIDQMHMSPCDTLPNTPYCIPQGKHGNMKEWCPKNSDGDYGGTLTLRDALGKSVNTVTARLIDRVGPKPVIELVARMGVDPEDIPEVPSIALGTPDVTLYEMVGAYGTFANQGVYIKPILITRIEDKNGTVLDQATPEAKDVISQETAYVTLSLMEGVTQAGSGRRLRGTWATNTPVYKNAVTGYPYDFKNPIAGKTGTTQNNSDGWFMGIVPNLVTGVWVGGDDRATHFASTAYGQGATMALPIWGIYMKKCYEEEGLDISTGKFEKPDELTIETDCEKWAENNTPTEEVPNEFEF from the coding sequence ATGGCAAAACAAGCAACAAAGAAACAAGCTATGGAAAAGTCGCAGCTTAGAAAGTACATCTTTCTATTTTGGAAGTTGGTAGCTGGTGGCTTTTTATTCATTATCCTGATGTTCCTCTTAGCCTCTTGGGGTGTTTTTGGACAATTGCCGGATGAAACTGCACTGGAAAATCCAGAAAAGGATCTGGCGACAGAGATTATCTCCTCAGACGGAAAAACCATTGGAAAATTCTACAAGGAGAACAGAACACCTATTACCTTTGATGAGCTTCCACCACATTTGGTAGAGGCATTGATCGCAACAGAAGACGCCCGTTTTTACGATCACTCCGGAATTGACGCACGCGGATTCTTACGTGCAGCGATCTTTCTCGGCAAACGCGGAGGGGCCAGTACCATAACCCAACAGTTGGCTAAGCTATTCTTTACCGACGATGTAGCGAGTAATACAGTGGAACGGGTAATCCAGAAGATGAAAGAATGGATCATTGCTGTTCGTTTAGAGAAGCGTTACACCAAAGAGGAGATCGTCGCAATGTATCTGAACGAGATGGATTTTATCTTCCAAGCTGTGGGGATCAGATCGGCCTCGAACATCTACTTTGGCAAAGAACCTATGGATCTCACCGTAGAAGAAAGTGCCATTTTGGTGGGGATGTTAAAAAATCCTCGACAGTACAACCCTAAGCGCGAGATATCTAAAGCCAAATCCTTGGCGCGTCGCAATGTGGTAATTAGTCAGATGGCGAAATACGATTACATTGACGAGCAAACCAGAGATTCTCTTATTGCCTTGCCGCTTAAGATCAACTATACGCCGCAAGGACATGACGAAGGGATCGGGACCTACTTTAGAGAGTATGTCAGAAACTATATGAAGCAATGGGCTAAGGATAATCCTAAGTCAGACGGCACGAATTACGATATCGATCGCGACGGCCTTAAGGTTTATGTCACTATTGATTCTCGCATGCAAGAATATGCAGAATTGGCTGTAGATATGCATATGGCCAAATTACAGGCGGAATTCGACAAGCAAAATCAGAAGAACAAGACAGCTCCGTTTAGAGACATAACTCCAGATGAAGTTGACGGTATTATGAACGCAGCGATGCGCCGCTCAGATCGCTGGCGAATTCTAAAAAGACAAGGCAAGTCAGAAAAGGAGATCATTGCTAGCTTTAATGAAAAGACAGAGATGCGAATCTTCTCTTGGGGAGGAGATATCGATACTACCATGACTCCAATGGATTCCATTCGTTATTACAAAGGCTTTTTGAGAGCTTCCTTGCTTTCTATGACACCTCAAACAGGCGAGATCAAGGCTTGGGTAGGTGGTATTGACTACAAGCATTTTAAGTACGATATGGTAAAGACCGGCCAGCGACAAATAGGATCTACCTTTAAACCCTTTGTGTATGCAACTGCTATAGACCAGATGCATATGTCGCCCTGTGACACCTTACCCAACACTCCTTATTGTATTCCACAAGGAAAACACGGTAATATGAAAGAGTGGTGCCCAAAGAATTCTGATGGCGATTATGGAGGCACACTTACCTTGCGTGATGCTTTGGGTAAATCAGTGAACACGGTAACCGCCAGACTTATTGACCGAGTAGGGCCAAAACCCGTAATAGAATTGGTGGCCCGTATGGGGGTGGATCCAGAGGATATTCCGGAGGTGCCTTCTATCGCTTTAGGTACTCCTGATGTGACCTTATATGAAATGGTTGGTGCCTATGGCACCTTTGCTAATCAAGGAGTTTATATCAAGCCGATCTTGATCACGCGTATTGAAGATAAGAACGGAACCGTATTGGATCAGGCCACTCCTGAGGCCAAAGATGTTATATCGCAAGAAACAGCTTATGTCACTTTAAGTTTGATGGAAGGAGTTACTCAGGCTGGTTCCGGTAGACGACTGCGCGGTACCTGGGCTACAAATACCCCAGTTTACAAAAATGCAGTGACCGGTTACCCTTACGATTTTAAAAACCCAATAGCCGGTAAGACCGGAACCACACAGAACAACAGTGATGGTTGGTTTATGGGGATAGTTCCAAATTTAGTGACTGGCGTTTGGGTTGGTGGAGACGATCGTGCTACGCATTTCGCCTCAACTGCCTATGGACAAGGTGCTACTATGGCTTTACCGATCTGGGGTATCTACATGAAAAAGTGTTATGAAGAAGAAGGCCTCGATATTTCAACAGGAAAGTTTGAAAAACCAGACGAGTTGACCATTGAGACCGATTGTGAGAAGTGGGCAGAGAACAATACTCCTACAGAGGAGGTGCCCAACGAATTTGAGTTTTAA